The genome window ATCGGCGGTAGGGCGGAGGCGACGGAACAGAATCGACGATAGAGCGGGGTCGACGCCGGAGTCGGTGACCGGACTAACCGTGTTTCTCGCGGTGTTCGCGCTTCCGCTCGGCGTACGTCTCGTCGGCTTCGACTCTGTCCCACCAGACTTCGTAGACGAGCGCCGCTTCGCGTTTGTCGTCGTCGGCCCAGCGCTGGGCCTCGCACTCCTCGCCGTCGTCGTCGTACTTCTTGCCACCGGGGTAGCGCGCATACCGCATCGAGCGGGTGTAGCCCATCTGGAGGTACTTTCGGGCCATGTCCATCCCGACGAAGTCGTCGTCGTCGCGGTAGTCGAGAAATCGGTCGTAGATGGCGTCGCCGGATTCGTCGGCCGACTCCCGGTCCGCGTAACCCCACAGCGGTAGGAGTTCGTCCTTGTACGGTTGGACCTTGAAGACGCCCTCCTCGCCGCGTCCGACCGAGTAACACTCGGGGCGGTCACGGAAGTTCGTCTCGTACTCGGGTCCGCTGTCTCCGCTGCCTCCGCTTCCTCCGCTGCTTTCGGAACGTGAATCGCCGCCGGGCGCCGCTTCCGACTGCGTCTCTCCGGTCGCTGCGGCGTCCGACTCGCTCGTCGGTTCGTCCGTCGATTCGGTCCGTTCGGTTCCGCTCGCCGCCGACTCGTCGCCCGTCCGACTTCCGTCCGACGTTGAGTCCATGCGCCCAGTACGCCGTTGTTCCGTATTATTCCACCGTCGAACTCGCCTCGGAGTCGTCGGCTCGCGGCCGACGAATCGGCGGCTACAAACACCTCCGCGGACGAACACGACCATGGACGACTCCGAATCGTTCCCGTCGGACGCCGCTGCGCTCCTCCAGCAGTTCATCGAACAGGAACACGGCTACCTCTCGTGGTTGAACACGCGCGTCGACAGCATCGAGCGCGGACGCGTCACGATGTCGATTCCGTACGACGAGAAACTCACCAACACCACGTCGCCGCCGACTATCCACGGGGGCGTCGCCGCGACGCTCGTCGACACCGTCGGCGGCGTCGCCCAGCGGTCGACGTTCGAGAACCCGGCGCAGGGCGGCGTCGCCACCGTGAACCTGAACGTCAACTATCTGCGCCGCGCCTCGGGCGACCTGACGGCGACGGCGGAGGTCGTCCGCGCGGGCGGGAGCATCGGCGTCAGCGAGATCACCGTCGAGAGTCCGACCCCCGACGGGGGGACCGAGGCCGTCGCCACCGGACAGGCCGCCTACCGACTGTTCAGGTGACTCGGTCGAACGTCACGTCGTCGAGCGTCGTCGTCTCGCCGAACAGCCAGTCGGCGTGGTCGACGGCGTACTCCTTGTGCCCCTCCTCGATGTAGCCGAGCGCGTCCGTGACGAGAATCGGCCGGAAGTCGCGGAGCCCGGCGCTCCCGGCGGTGTGGAGCACGCAGACGTTCGCCAGCGTCCCGCAGATGAGCAGGTCCCTCACGCCGTGGGCGTTCAGCCAGCCCTCCAGTTCGGTCCGGTAGAACGCGTCGTACGTGTGTTTGGTGACGACGTGGTCGTCCTCGCGGACGTCGAGTTCGTCGACGAGTTCGGCCTCCCACGTCCCTTCGACGACGTGTTCGCCCCAGCGGTCGAACTCGTCGTAGTAGTGGTTGCCGTCGAACTGTTCGGGCGGGTGGACGTCGCGGGTGAAGACGACGCGCGCGCCGGCGTCGTGCGCGCGGTCGACGAGCGTCGATACCGGGTCGATGGCTTCCTCGCTGGCGGGGGCGTAGAGGCTGCCGTCGGGGTGACAGAAGCCGTTCTGCATGTCGACGACGACGACGGCGGTTCGGTCCGAATCGTACATACGCGTCTCTCGGCTCGCGGTGAGTAAATCGTTTGGCAGGTCGAAGTCGCCACCGCGGCTCGCCGTCGACGACACCCGCGCCGTCGCAGGCGACGACGCTCGGGCGACGATTTTTCACCTTCGACACCGTTGGAGACGTATGCGAAGTACTCTCGCGGTTGCGGTTGCCGTGCTGATGGTGTTGTCGGGTTGTGCCGGATTCGTCGGTTCGGAGGAATCGACGCCCGCCGCCCCCGACGGCGCGGACGACACACCGTCGAGTGCCACGGACGCGGCCGATTCGGCCGCTTCGACCGACGACGCCCCGCCGGCCGGTGACGCGCCCGGTTCCGGCGACGCGATGGCACAGTCCCCGCCGGACCCCGACTCCGACAGACTCGGTTGGGAGGGCGGCTACTGGTACAACGAGACGCTCTCGGTCGACCAGTCCGACGGCCTCAACGAATCGGAACTCGACGCGGTCGTCAATCGCTCGATGGCGCGCGTCGAGCGGATTCGCGGCCTGGAGTTCGAGCAGTCGGTCCCCGTCGAAGTGATCTCGCGGGCGGAGTTCCGCAATCAGTCCGCGGGAGGCGGCGCGAACTACCCGCCGCAGCGCCGCGCGTTCGACAACGCGAAGTTCGAGGCGCTGTTCATGATCAACGAGTCGACCGACTCCATCGCCGTCCAGAACTCGAACACCGGAGCCTCCGTCGGCGGCTACTACAGCCCCGCCGAGAAGCGCATCGTCATCGTGAGCGAGAACACCACCTCGCCGAAACTGAACGAGGTGACGCTCTCGCAGGAACTGTTCCACGCGCTGCAGGACCAGCAGTTCGACCTGACGCGCTACAACCAGTCGACGCAAGAGAGACACAACGCCGTCGACGGCCTCGTCGAGGGCGACGGCAACTACGTCGACTGGCTCTACGAACAGCGCTGCGACGGCGAGTGGGACTGTCTCGAAGACAGCGCCCGAGGCGGCGGTGGCGACGGTCTCGCCAACTACGGCCCGTACCTCATCCAGTACCAACCCTACAGCGACGGTCCCGCGTTCGTCCGACAACTCCGCGAGCGCGGCGGCTGGGAGGCGGTCAACGCCGCCTACGAGAACCCGCCCGCCAGTACCGAACAGGTCATCCACCCCGACCGGTACCCCAACGACACGCCGGTCGACCCCATCGTGACCGACCGCACGAGCGGCACGTGGCAGCAACTCGAACCCGAAGGTCGGCCGAACTACGGCGAACTCGGGGAAGCGGGCGTGAACGCGATGCTCGTCTACCCACTCTACGAGACGAGGGGGCAGACGCAGATAATCCCCGCCCAGCAGTGGTACAACCTCAACGAGAGCGGCGAAGTCGAGGAGTTCGACCCGTTCAACTACGACCACCCGTACACCGACGGCTTCCGCGGTGACCGCTTCGTCGCCTACCAGAACGACGCCGGCGAGACGGGGTACGTCTGGAAGCTCGTCTGGGACAACTCCTCGCAGGCCGGCGAGTTCCTCGACGGCTACGAGCGACTCCTCCAGTTCCGCAGCGCGCGAGAAGTCCGAGACGCCTCCGGGCCGGGGACCGTCTACCGAATCGCCGAGGGCGACAACGGCTTCGCCGACGCGTTCCGCGTCGTCCACGACGGCGACACCGTCTACATCGTCAACGCGCCGACCGTAGACCAACTTTCGAACGTCCGCGCGACGCAGTCGTAGCCCGCGCGAGCCGAACTCACGTCCGGATTCCGCGTTTCGGTCTCCGCCGTCGTCGACGGTTCCACTCGAACCTCCTCCTGTGGGAACGCTTTTCGCGGCGCATCCCAACGTAGAGGTGTGTACACGCGCATCACAGTCGCACTCGTCGCCTGCGTGGTCCTCGCCGGGTGCGCTGCACCGTTGACGGACGGGTCGCCGTTCGACGGCGGGTTCGGGCAAAGCGACGGCGAAGACCGCCTCGGCTGGGAGAACGGCTACGCCGCCGACGATTCCCTGAACGTCGACCAGTCCGACGGGTTGAACGAGACCGAGCGCGAGGCGTTCGTCGCCCGGACGATGGCCCGCGTCGAACTGGTCCGGCAGTTGGAGTTCGAAGAACCGGTCCCGGTCGAGGTCATCTCCCGCGAGGAGTACAGACAGCAACGGGGCGGAGCGACGGACCCAGCGTACGAAGCGTGGAACAACCAGGTTTGGGAGTCGCTGTTGCTCGTCGGCGAGGACCGGAACGTCTCGGACGTGATGGACTCCGTCTACGGCGGCTCTGTGTTGGGGTACTACTCGCCGAGCGAGGACCGTATCGTCATCGTCAGCGACTCCGAGACGCCCGTCATCGACCGGACGACGCTGGCGCACGAACTCGTCCACGCGCTGCAGGACCAACACTTCGGCCTCGAGAGCGGCGCGGCGACGCAGGACGGCCAGCTCGCGCGAAACGGCATCGTCGAGGGCGACGCCCGCTACACCGAGACGCTGTACGAACAGCGCTGCGGCACCGAGTGGGACTGCGTCCCCCGGCCGAACAGCGGCGGCGGTGGCGGCGGCGACAGCGGCGCACCCGGCGTCTTCCTCACCATCTACACGCCGTACGCCGACGGCCCGCAGTTCGTTCACGAACTCCACCAAGAGGGCGGCTGGGAGGCGGTCGACGCCGTCTACGAGGAGAAACCGCAGAGCACCGAACAGATAATCCACCCGGCGAAGTATCCCGACGAGCGACCGGTCAACGTCAGCGTCGAGGACCGCTCCTCCGAGGAGTGGTCGCGCTTCGACACCCGACCCGTCGCCGACACCGTCGGCGAGGCGTCGCTGTACGCGATGTTCTGGCAGAACGGCCACATCAGCCGGGAGAGCCTCCGGAACAGCCCCGACGAGTACTCGCCGTACAACTACTCGCACCCGGCGACCGAGGGGTGGGCCGGCGACGCCGTCGTCCCCTACGAGAGTGACGACGGCGAGTACGGCTACGTGTTCGAGAGCGAGTGGGATTCGGAGCGGGACGCCCGCCAGTTCGCCGACGCCTACCGCGCGACGCTGACGAACCGCCTCGGCGCGCAGCGGGTCGGCGACGGCGTCTACCGCGTCCCCGACGACAGCTCGTTCGGCGACGCGTTCCGAGTACGACAGGAGGGAACGACGGTCTCCGTCGTCAACGCACCGACGACCGGGCAGTTGGACTCGGTCCACGCGTCGGAGTGACGCGCGCTCGCGGCGTCACTCTCAGTCGTATCGGAGTCTCAGAAATTTCGTGATAACCACTATCACAGTCGGTGTCGTCCATCCGATATGCCACGGGAAGTGTTGATACCAACGGACGGGTCGCCGCTCTCGAAGGACGCGTTCGAACACGCGACGGCGACGTTCCCCGACGGAAACATCACCCTGCTTCACGTCATCGACCCTCGACACACCGCCCCGGACGACGACGAACTGAGCTCCGAACGGGTGTTCGCGGAATTGCTCGACGCCGCCGAGCGCCGCGGTATCGAGGTCGAAACCGAGACGCGAGTCGGTCACCCGAGCCGCGAGATCGTGACCTACAGCGAGCAGAACGGCGTCGACGAGATCGTGATGGGAAGCCACGGCCGAGAGCGGACGTCACGAATCCTGTTCGGGAGCGTCGCCGAGCGCGTCCTGCGACGAGCGCCCGTCCCGGTCACTATCGTTCACCCGCACCGACGGACGGGCGAGAAGCACCACCTCGTCGCGGTCGACGGCTCGGAACAGTCGAGGAGAGCGCTCGAATACGCCTTCTCCGTCTTTCCCGACGTCGAAACGACGATACTCCACGCGATCGACCCGATGGAGACGCACTACGGCGAGGGGCAGTTGGTCTACTCCGAAGCGGAGTACGAGCAGATCGAGGAGGAAGCCGAGCGGTTGCTGGCGGACGCACAGGACCTCGCGCGGGAGTACGACGCCAGCGTGACGGCGACGACGATCACCGAATGGGGGCCGAACGAGCCTGCGGATGCGATTCTCGACTACGTGGAAAACAACGACATCGACCACGTGATTGTGGGGAGCCACGGTCGGTCTGGTGCGTCTCGGCTCCTCCTCGGAAGTGTCGCAGAAACCGTCGCGAGGCGGTCTCCCGCGCCCGTGACCGTCGTCCGGTGACTGTCCCTCCACCTGCTGTAGACGCCGAGCGGAGAGACCCCAGTACCGACGACAGTACGGGCGTCCGGTGCGGCCTCGTCGAACTCCCTGACCGAGCGTTTCGACGGAGCGATTCCGCCGTCCGCGCCACTCGGCGCGCAACGGGGTGACTTTTTGCGTCGGCCGGTCGAACGCGACGTAATGAGCGACAGCGAGTTCGACATCGTCGGTCCCGAGGCCATCCGCGAGGGCCGCGCGACCGACGCCTACTTCGACCGGACCGAGACGACGCTCCGACACGCGGGCAAGAACCCGCCCGTCGTCGCCGAAGTCACCGCCGACCAGTTCCCCTCCGGCGACTTCGAGCTACTCGGCGGCGTGAAAGACGCCGCCGCGCTGTTGGCTCCTCTGGACGTCCGCGTCGACGCCCTCCCCGAGGGGACGCTGTTCGACGGCGGCCCGGTGATGCGAATCGAGGGCGACTACCTCGAGTTCGCGCGCTACGAAACGTCTCTCTTGGGCTTTCTCTCGCACGCATCCGGCGTCGCCACCGCGGCGCTCGAAACCCGGGTCGCCGCCCCGGAGTCGAACGTCCTCTCGTTCGGCGCGCGCCACGTCCACCCCTCCATCGCGGCGATGGTCGAGCGCAGTGCGCTCCTCGGCGGCCTCGACGGCTTCTCGCACGTCGCCGCCGGCGACGTGCTCGGCCGCGAGGCCAGCGGGACGATGCCGCACGCGCTGCTGCTCTGTTTCGGCCGCGGCAATCAGGAGGAGGCGTGGCTGGCGTTCGACGAGGCGGTGCCCGAGGACGTGCCGCGCGTCGCGCTCTGCGACACGTTCTCCGACGAGAAGGACGAGGTCGTCCGCGCGGCGGAGGCGCTCGGCGACCGTCTCTCCGGTGTGCGCCTCGACACGACGAGTTCGCGCCGCGGCGACTTCCGCCACATCGTCCGCGAGGTGCGCTGGGAACTGGAGGCCCGCGGCATCGACGGCATCGACATCTTCGTCAGCGGCGGTCTCGGCCCGGCGGACCTCCGCCACCTCCGCGACGCGGTCGACGGCTTCGGCGTCGGCGGCTACGTCTCGAACGCCGACCCCGTCGACTTCGCGCTCGACATCGTCGAAATCGACGGCGAGGCCATCGCCAAGCGGGGCAAACTCTCCGGCGTCAAGGAGGTGTACCGGACGCCCGACGGCCGCCACCACGTCGGTCTCCGCGGGGCGGAGCCCCCGGCGGACGGCGAGTCGCTGATGGAGCCGCTGGTCCGCGGCGGCGAGGTCGTCCGGTCGTTCGACGTCGACGCGGCCGCCGAGCGCGCGCTGGCCGACGCGGCGAAGACCGGGTTCGGCGGGGAGTAGCGCCGCTGTCGCCCTCGGGTGTCGTCACTTGGTGACTGCCCCGAGCAGTTCGGTAACGATGGCGACACCGGAGAGTACGCTGACGACGACGCCGCCGAAGAAGAGAACGAGCTGTGGAACTCCTCCCTGAAGCGGAAACCAAACACCGAGGAGCCTCGCAAGCACACCTCCAGCGGCGACGCCGACCGACGTCACGCCGAGAGCGAAGACGAGCGCGTGCGGGAGGAACCGAAGCGAGTACCGAACCGTGGAGTAGGGGCTGGTTACGGGTGTTTCAACCATTGCTTTTCAGCACTTGAACCACCGCCAAAACTCCGTCGGAGGTGAGCGCGAGGTGCAGTCGGTTTGGCTGTGGCTGGGTCGTAGCGATTCGAAAAATCGGAATCGGCGAATTACAGTTCCTGGACGCTGCCGCCGTCGGACCGCTCGCGGAACACTTGGCCCTCGAAGAGCGTCACCATCGTGTCGTCGTCCTTCCAGGCGAACGGCGAGAGCCGCGCCTTCCGGCAGACGCGCGTGAGGTACTCCTCTTTGCTCCAGCCGTTCTCGACGGGAATCGTCGGGTAGAGCCAGCCGTGTTGTCCGCCGCTGTCGACGGCGACCCCGTGGGTACCGAGTTCGAGGTCAGTGAGGGGGTCGTTGGTGAGAATCGTGTTGTTGACGATGCAGACCGAGATGTTCAGATTCGGAAGCTCCGGCGGTTCGACTTCCGAGCCGCACGAGTCGCCCGACGCCGCTTGGATGGCGGCGTCGACGATCGCGTGACCGAGCTGGTCCTTCCCTCGATAGGCTCCCGCACAGCCGCGGAGCTGTCTTCGCCCTCGTGTGGACTGCAACCGGACGAAAGCGCCCGTTCGAGCGTAGAACGCGTCGCGCATGCTTCCCGGTTGCTCTCGTTGACCGTGCAAAACGAACGATTCGACCGATTCCCGAGCGAGTTCGACCGCTCGAGCCCCATCCTCGTAGGAGAGGCGTATGGTCTGCGCCTCGGACATACAACCATTCTGGAGCGCAATTGACTTGAACGCTTCCCTTCACACAAGCTATCAATTTGGCGGATTTTAACGGCCGCATAACGGTGTTGAACCCGACCGAACGACTTATTCGACTCCTGAGAGTAGTTTCGCTCGGCAGAGAGAGCCCGACCACCGTGACCCACGGCGCGCTCGCGCGCCGCCGGGACATGAGGAAAGTCCCCCCACCGTCCGAACAGGTGACCGGGCGCAAGCCCGGAGTCGGAGACGGCTGGCTCTGGAACAGAAACGAGACCCCTCGGTCCGACCGATGACGTGCGCGAATCCGACCGTAAGGGAGGAGAGTTAACCCACGGAGGGTGCGTGGCGACTCCGTCGCCACGTTTAGCGCGAGCGGGCCTCGCCCGCTCGCGCGACGACCGAGAACGGATGGAACGGCGAAACCTCACCGGTGCAAGTCCGCGCCACGCGGCCGACGCGGCGCGATTCGTGCGTCGCCCGGCCGCACGGTAGTTCGGACGACGGACGCGGACGCTCAGCCGAATGTCGGGACGAACAGAAGGGGGCTTACTCCTCTCAGCCGCTTCTCGCGCCGAACGACGCGGTCGTCCTCTCGCGTGTTATTAACGAGAACCCGCACCAGTAATAGCCTCGGCGTAACTCACCCCCCGATTCTGGTAGTTCGATTAATAAGCGTGGACCGACTACTTCGAGTCGATGACCGATTCACGCCCGAACGACACCGACGACTGTGGGTGTTGTTCGGCGCACGACCGCGAGTCCACGTCGGACTCGGGACCGTCGGAGTGCGGTCACGACCCCGCCCGCGACGGCCGCGGTCACGACCACGGCTCCGACTCGCCACACACCCAGGACGCAACTCCTTCGACCCGGACCGGCACCGACGACGAGACGCATCTCCGCCTTTCGGTCCCCGAGATGGACTGCCCCTCCTGTGCCGGTAAGGTCGAGCGGAGCGTCGAGACGCTCGACGGGGTGAGAAACATCGACCCGCAACCGACGACCGGCACGCTGCTCGTCGACTACGACCCCGAACTGACGACCCCCGAGGCGGTCAGAGAGCGCGTCGAATCCGCGGGCTACGCCGTCGAGACCACGGCCCGAGAGACGCTCCTCGTCCCCGAGATGGACTGTCCCTCCTGCGCGGGGAAAGTCGACAACGCGCTGAAATCGACGCCCGGAATCGTCGCCGTCGAGACGCAACCGACCACCGGCCGCGTCGAGGTGACGTACGACCCCGACCGCGTCTCGCGCGGCGGCCTCGTCGCCGCCGTCGAGTCCGCGGGCTACGCCGTCGAGGAGACGACGGACTCGACAGAGTCCATCTGGCGGAGTCCCCGCGCGCTCAAGACGTGGACCGGGGCGGTCCTGCTTCTCGGCGGCGTCCTCTTCGAGTGGATTCTCCCCGGTCTGGACGCGACGCTGTTCACGTTCGTCTACGAGGTGACCGTCGCGTGGCTGTTCTTCCTCGGTGCGGCGGCCGCCGCCGGGCAGGAGATCGTCCGCAACGGCTACTACTCCGCGAAGAACCGCAGCCTCGACATCGACTTCCTGATGGGGACCGGCGTCGTCGGCGCGATACTCGTCGGGTTACCGTTCGAGGCGGCGACGCTCGCGGTGCTGTTCAGCGTCGCCGAACTGCTCGAACGCTACTCGATGGACCGCGCGCGCAACTCGCTTGAGACGCTCATGGAACTGTCGCCGGACACGGCGACGGTTCTCCGAGACGGCGACGAGACCACCGTCCCCGTCGAGGACGTGGCCGTCGGCGAGACGGTCGTCGTCCGACCGGGCGAGAAGGTGCCGCTCGACGGCACCGTCACCGACGGACAGAGCGCCGTCGACGAGTCGCCCATCACCGGCGAGTCGGTTCCCGTCGACAAGTCCGCGGGCGACGAGGTGTTCGCCGGGAGCATCGCCGCCGAGGGCTATCTGGAGGTGGAGACGACCGCCACCGCCGACGAGTCGACGCTCTCGAAAGTCATCGAGATGGTCGAGGACGCCCAGCGCGGTCAGACCGAAAGCGAGCAGTTCGTCGACCGCTTCGCCGCCTACTACACGCCCGTCGTCGTCGCCGCCGCCATCGTCACAACCGCCGTCTCGCCGTTCGTCTTCGGCGTCGCGTGGACCGAGGCGTTCACCCGCGGGCTGACGCTGCTCGTCATCGCCTGCCCCTGCGCGTTCGTCATCTCGACGCCCGTCTCCGTCGTCTCCGGTATCACGAGCGCCGCGCGGAACGGCGTGCTCATCAAGGGCGGCCAGCACCTCGAAGCGATGGGTCGCGTCCGCGCCGTCGCCTTCGACAAGACCGGTACCCTGACCACGGGCGAGCTCGGCGTCACCGACGTCA of Haloprofundus halophilus contains these proteins:
- a CDS encoding PaaI family thioesterase; amino-acid sequence: MDDSESFPSDAAALLQQFIEQEHGYLSWLNTRVDSIERGRVTMSIPYDEKLTNTTSPPTIHGGVAATLVDTVGGVAQRSTFENPAQGGVATVNLNVNYLRRASGDLTATAEVVRAGGSIGVSEITVESPTPDGGTEAVATGQAAYRLFR
- a CDS encoding cysteine hydrolase family protein, with the translated sequence MYDSDRTAVVVVDMQNGFCHPDGSLYAPASEEAIDPVSTLVDRAHDAGARVVFTRDVHPPEQFDGNHYYDEFDRWGEHVVEGTWEAELVDELDVREDDHVVTKHTYDAFYRTELEGWLNAHGVRDLLICGTLANVCVLHTAGSAGLRDFRPILVTDALGYIEEGHKEYAVDHADWLFGETTTLDDVTFDRVT
- a CDS encoding Hvo_1808 family surface protein; the protein is MRSTLAVAVAVLMVLSGCAGFVGSEESTPAAPDGADDTPSSATDAADSAASTDDAPPAGDAPGSGDAMAQSPPDPDSDRLGWEGGYWYNETLSVDQSDGLNESELDAVVNRSMARVERIRGLEFEQSVPVEVISRAEFRNQSAGGGANYPPQRRAFDNAKFEALFMINESTDSIAVQNSNTGASVGGYYSPAEKRIVIVSENTTSPKLNEVTLSQELFHALQDQQFDLTRYNQSTQERHNAVDGLVEGDGNYVDWLYEQRCDGEWDCLEDSARGGGGDGLANYGPYLIQYQPYSDGPAFVRQLRERGGWEAVNAAYENPPASTEQVIHPDRYPNDTPVDPIVTDRTSGTWQQLEPEGRPNYGELGEAGVNAMLVYPLYETRGQTQIIPAQQWYNLNESGEVEEFDPFNYDHPYTDGFRGDRFVAYQNDAGETGYVWKLVWDNSSQAGEFLDGYERLLQFRSAREVRDASGPGTVYRIAEGDNGFADAFRVVHDGDTVYIVNAPTVDQLSNVRATQS
- a CDS encoding Hvo_1808 family surface protein, whose translation is MYTRITVALVACVVLAGCAAPLTDGSPFDGGFGQSDGEDRLGWENGYAADDSLNVDQSDGLNETEREAFVARTMARVELVRQLEFEEPVPVEVISREEYRQQRGGATDPAYEAWNNQVWESLLLVGEDRNVSDVMDSVYGGSVLGYYSPSEDRIVIVSDSETPVIDRTTLAHELVHALQDQHFGLESGAATQDGQLARNGIVEGDARYTETLYEQRCGTEWDCVPRPNSGGGGGGDSGAPGVFLTIYTPYADGPQFVHELHQEGGWEAVDAVYEEKPQSTEQIIHPAKYPDERPVNVSVEDRSSEEWSRFDTRPVADTVGEASLYAMFWQNGHISRESLRNSPDEYSPYNYSHPATEGWAGDAVVPYESDDGEYGYVFESEWDSERDARQFADAYRATLTNRLGAQRVGDGVYRVPDDSSFGDAFRVRQEGTTVSVVNAPTTGQLDSVHASE
- a CDS encoding universal stress protein encodes the protein MPREVLIPTDGSPLSKDAFEHATATFPDGNITLLHVIDPRHTAPDDDELSSERVFAELLDAAERRGIEVETETRVGHPSREIVTYSEQNGVDEIVMGSHGRERTSRILFGSVAERVLRRAPVPVTIVHPHRRTGEKHHLVAVDGSEQSRRALEYAFSVFPDVETTILHAIDPMETHYGEGQLVYSEAEYEQIEEEAERLLADAQDLAREYDASVTATTITEWGPNEPADAILDYVENNDIDHVIVGSHGRSGASRLLLGSVAETVARRSPAPVTVVR
- a CDS encoding nicotinate phosphoribosyltransferase; the protein is MSDSEFDIVGPEAIREGRATDAYFDRTETTLRHAGKNPPVVAEVTADQFPSGDFELLGGVKDAAALLAPLDVRVDALPEGTLFDGGPVMRIEGDYLEFARYETSLLGFLSHASGVATAALETRVAAPESNVLSFGARHVHPSIAAMVERSALLGGLDGFSHVAAGDVLGREASGTMPHALLLCFGRGNQEEAWLAFDEAVPEDVPRVALCDTFSDEKDEVVRAAEALGDRLSGVRLDTTSSRRGDFRHIVREVRWELEARGIDGIDIFVSGGLGPADLRHLRDAVDGFGVGGYVSNADPVDFALDIVEIDGEAIAKRGKLSGVKEVYRTPDGRHHVGLRGAEPPADGESLMEPLVRGGEVVRSFDVDAAAERALADAAKTGFGGE
- a CDS encoding TIGR00296 family protein, whose amino-acid sequence is MSEAQTIRLSYEDGARAVELARESVESFVLHGQREQPGSMRDAFYARTGAFVRLQSTRGRRQLRGCAGAYRGKDQLGHAIVDAAIQAASGDSCGSEVEPPELPNLNISVCIVNNTILTNDPLTDLELGTHGVAVDSGGQHGWLYPTIPVENGWSKEEYLTRVCRKARLSPFAWKDDDTMVTLFEGQVFRERSDGGSVQEL
- a CDS encoding heavy metal translocating P-type ATPase, encoding MTDSRPNDTDDCGCCSAHDRESTSDSGPSECGHDPARDGRGHDHGSDSPHTQDATPSTRTGTDDETHLRLSVPEMDCPSCAGKVERSVETLDGVRNIDPQPTTGTLLVDYDPELTTPEAVRERVESAGYAVETTARETLLVPEMDCPSCAGKVDNALKSTPGIVAVETQPTTGRVEVTYDPDRVSRGGLVAAVESAGYAVEETTDSTESIWRSPRALKTWTGAVLLLGGVLFEWILPGLDATLFTFVYEVTVAWLFFLGAAAAAGQEIVRNGYYSAKNRSLDIDFLMGTGVVGAILVGLPFEAATLAVLFSVAELLERYSMDRARNSLETLMELSPDTATVLRDGDETTVPVEDVAVGETVVVRPGEKVPLDGTVTDGQSAVDESPITGESVPVDKSAGDEVFAGSIAAEGYLEVETTATADESTLSKVIEMVEDAQRGQTESEQFVDRFAAYYTPVVVAAAIVTTAVSPFVFGVAWTEAFTRGLTLLVIACPCAFVISTPVSVVSGITSAARNGVLIKGGQHLEAMGRVRAVAFDKTGTLTTGELGVTDVIALNGNDDTEVLGCARAIEQRSEHPIATAIVDHAEREGVADRDIENFESITGKGVKADLDGRTHYAGKPGLFADLGFDLEHAHVETDGGVVSGANEAETETKDCHHGTYLDLVNETIPRLQSEGKTVIVVGTEDELEGVVAIADTVRPEAERAVARLHELGVERVVMLTGDNERTARVIGEQVGVDDVRADLLPEQKVEAVEALREEFEHVAMVGDGVNDAPALATATVGIAMGAAGTDTALETADVALMGDDLSRMPYLYDLSARAGRVIRQNIWSSLAVKAILAVGAPLGVVQVIHAVVIGDMGMSLGVTGNALRLANVSPEDSAPEAVAAQSDD